DNA sequence from the Peptoniphilus sp. GNH genome:
TTTAGAGAATTTGTTGTGTTATTCCGTCCTTATTTTGAGTAAAAAAAGACGATAGAGTTTAATTATCTATCATCTCTTTCGTTTCTATTTAATTATTTGACTCGACAAACTGGAATTTGTCGCTTATTTCCATTCTTGGCTAAGGATTCGCATCATTATAAAATCGCTGTACTCATCGTTATAATAATATGCCTCTTCTAAAATACCTTCCTGCTTGAAACCGATTTTCTTGTAGAATTCCAGTGCATCTGTATTCAACCCTACCACGCCGATCGAGACACGATGCATCTCATAATCATGAAATGCCATGTCCAGCATGATGCGGATTGCTTCCGAACCATATCCTTTATGCTGCATTTCAGGGTCTGGAATAATAATCGTCAGATCTGTTTGGTGCCACGCGGGAAACATACGGAGCAAACCGGTCTCGCCAATAATATTACCGTCAAAATCAGTAATCGTAAACCAAACCGAGTCTTCCGATTTGTGGCTGACGTTAATAGTTCTTTTCTCCTCTTCTTCATCGGTTGTCTTCTCAAATCCGCATTGAAACATAACCTGCGGCTGATTAAACCAATAGGCGAAAAACGGAGCGTCTTCTTCTCTTTGCCTGCGCAGTATAATTTTTTTTCCTCTTATTTCTTCATGCTTCATATGGCCTTGCAGTCCTCTCTTTTATCCCGATAAATTCTAATTTATCTAATTCTATTATATCAAATAGTCTACTATTTTTAAATAATCCCTCGCCCGTGTAGACTCTTACAGTAAATATTACAATCTTGTTATCACTGTATTACCATTTATCTTAGTTTTACCCTTTCGTGTAATATACTTTTCAATATCAAAACCATTTCTCTCATCATAATCTTCCAGCAACTTGTAATTCTTATGCTTTGTAATATGGAATTTATAAGATAAGAAAGATCTTACTCCACAAACAAGTTCAAGCACCTACATATCTTTATTCAAATGAGGACGAATGTATTCGCAAACTCTATCATATACTCCTTTGTTTTTTTCATACAAGGAGCATATAGCTTAGCAAATTTATCCCAAAATTTTTTATTGCTTTTATCAATCATTTCAACGCTTCTTTAAATATAAAAATGGTCCTATCAATCTTTATATTTAGCCTATTTTCTAATTGATACCTTGCAAGAAAAGAATAATAGCTGTTCCTATACCAAGTAGGAATGTCATAAATGCAGAAAGTCATATGCTGGCATTCTTTCCTATTAAATCATTTTGAAGTGCCTCAAAGCATCCATGATGGCTTCTTCTTTTTCAGGTGTACACTGTGGAATAATTTGTTTCTCCTTTTTAGACTTGTTGTAATGTTCTCGTAATTCTATTCCACATTTCCTTTTTATCTGTGCAATATATAATGTCGAAACTTTTAATTCAAATTTATTCCCAACATATTCTTTGATTTGAGCATATGTTGCTTTGCTCTCCGCACTGGTCAAATCAAGCTCATCCAGCTCAATTTCAACGTCTATATGCTTATCGACATCGAGTTTGGACAAAAGTGCTACCGTCTCAACCCCTATGGTTATGGGGAACATATCCACGCTCGTAGATGGAAACATATCAAAGATTGGCTCTCGTTTGTAGGAACATATCGACTGTAATTATTTCATTTTCAAGCCTTTATCGATAGCTTCCTGAATAATCTTATGACAACAAACTCCCAACGGATTGTTTTCTTTACAATTAGAATTTTTCATTGCCCCAGTGATGACATTTACTTCTTTTACGGATTTCGCGCCATGCTTTACAACTGCTTCAATTACCTGATTTTCTGTGACTTCGCTACAATAACAAGCATACTTAGGATCTGCATCTTTCTTAACCCAGATAGGAACTCTAACTTGGTCTTTCAAGAATTTTATTTCATTATCTAAGTTATAGTAAACAACGTCGCAGTCCTCGTTCATGCAAATCTTATATTGATCTCCGTTAACAGCATTACGATAATCATCTACCACTAGATGTTCAACAGTTACTTTACTAACGGAAATCCCTTCATTATTACATACAGGACAATTGTCTTTAATTTGATCCGGCTTTTCTGTTTTGCATCCACAACAACATTCATTATTAATCTTCATATTCTTAGCCTCCATATTTTCATTATAATTTCTTTTTTAAACTAGGTAAAACCAATTTCATATACTTGTCATTTATTAATAGCGTCAAACATTTTAGCTGGTGTTAATTTACTTAGCTCCCTGTTGTCAGCCAACGCACGTGTAGCTTTTTTGTGTATAAACACATCAGCGTCATGTTACCCATTGCTCGGCATTCTTCTAATGAACCCAAATACATGGAATGGCAACCCTTTTTTAGACAATTTATAACCGAACATTATCAAGCTTGAAAGTTTCTTTAGATTATAAAATATATTCTCAGACAATCAAGGGTAAAGGCTTCGCCCAAATTTCGTTGAAATTTGCCCTTGACAGTCTGTTCATATATTTTATTTAATTTATGAAACTTCCAGAGCTTTTTATTCTGCTTTTCTATATTCTACTGGTGTTTTATATCCTAAAGATCCATGAATTCTTAGGTTATTATACCAATATACGTATTCTGCTAATTTTAGATTAAGTTCTTGGAAATTAGTAAAGTTCTCCTGATATATGAATTCTGTCTTCATTACTTTATTGACTACTTCGCTTACTGCGTTATCATATGGGCTTCCTTTTTTACTTAGCGATCTTTTTATCCCAAATACCTTTAATATTTCTTCTATTTTTATATTTTTAAATTCTATTCCTCTGTCTGTGTGAAATATTTTTATACGATTTAGTGGCTGCCTTATTGAGTAAAATGCTTCTGCTACTAGATTTGCATCTTTGTTTTTACCTGATGAGTATCCTATTATTTCACGGCTGTTTAAGTCTATTATTAAACATATATAATTCCATGTTTTTCCTACTCTTACATATGTTAGGTCGCTTACTATTGCTTCTAAATAGTCTCTATTGTCAAATTATCTATTTAAAAGGTTAGGGATGTCTTCTTCGTTGCATTTGGATCTTATTACTTTATATTGTGCTACTGTATAGTTTGAGACTAGGCCATTTTTCTTCATTATTCGGCCTATTTTTCTTCTCGATATTTTATATCCAATTTTCCCTAGTTCTTTTTTTATTTTGCGTGTTCCATAGTTGTTTCTACTTCTTCTGAATATTTCTTTTATTTCTTCTATTAGTTTTTCATCTTCATCTAATTTCACATCTTTTTCTTTGTTCAAATGATAATAGACTAAACTTCTTGTGACCCCAAGTAGTCTACACATTGCACTAATGCTATATTTATCTCGGTTCGAGATAATGAGGTCTATTTTTTGCCTAACAGTAGTGCAGCTTGCTTTAAAATATCATTCTCCATTTCAACCTGTTTCAATTTTTTACGAAGTCTGATTATCTCTTTTTGTTTCGCATCCACATTATCAAAATGGTTACTCTAAGCAGCACACCAACTATTTATTTTTTGAGTTTTAAACTTTGGTAGAAGTCTTGAACTCTTTATATTTACATAACTATTTGCCTCTATCACTATTATGACACGAAACCCTGCACAATGATCTAAAATTTTCAATCTTAGATATTATTTAAATCATTCCAAAATGCTCTAAAGCATCTTCGATTGCTTTTTCTTTTTCTTCTGGGCAATTTGGCACTCTTTGATTTTCTTTCTTACTAAAATTATAATTTTCTCTCTCTATTAGACCATGTTTCCTTTTTATTTGTGCAATATATAGGCTTGAAACTTTTAGTCCGTATTTATCTAACACATACTTTTTAATTTCTCCATAAGTTGCGTCTTTTGAAAAGTCAATTTCAGATAATTCATCTTCCCCTATTTCTATATCTAAATGATGTTCTGTATTTAGTTTGGACAACAGAGCTACCGTCTCCACATGTGTTGTCAATAGGATAGGAATACAAATTATTAACCTCGTCGCTTGAATGAGGATACAATTTGTTGTCAGTTTCCTCATTAACTTTCTTGGCATTTTTTCTTCTGCTCTTGAATAATCTTCCGTCCTGAGAATCTTTTTTTCCAGTCTTATATATGATAGTAATCATTGCAGGATCAATTTCACCTTCATCGTTAGTTCCCCCAATGATGATTTTATCTACTATACTTTCAAATACTGCCCTATCAAATTCCTCAAGATATTTATTGGACTCAAGTAATTTTTTAAACCCCTCGAGCCTTTTCTTCAACGCTTTTTCATCAGTGAGTGTTACTTCTAAAGTCCTTTTTTCTGCAAGTAATTTCTCTTTACTAATAGCTATTTCATTATACTTATCCTGATATATATCCATGCTGATTGACTCATTCAGCCTTAACTCAACAAGATCCTTTTCTTTCTTTAGTATCTTATCAAGTTGATTTGTTATCTTCTTCAGGTCTTTAGCTAAACTGTTGTCTTTCAATTCTTCTTCCACAGTTTTAAGGAATTCATTAGTAATTTCAACATTATTGTGGCATACCTGACGATAACTTTCCATGAATGCTTTTTCTATGGCTTCTTCTTCAATCCCTTTACTATGCGGACAATACTTCTTTCCGTTTTTAGTAGCATTGACACACTGCCATATAACTTTTGTATACTCTGAACTCGAATGCCAATTTCTTCTTGAAAGATTATGACCACAAAATCCACATTCAAGCATACTGCTAAAAGCATATTTTCTTGAATACTTTTCTCTCTTACCGCCATTATTAGCAACGGTATTTCTGTTTTTTGACCTTCTTAATCTAATACCTTGAGCTTTTTCAAAATCTTCTTCCGAAATGATTGGCTCGTGATGGTTCTCTATATAAAACTTATCCTGTTCTCCGAAATTATCCAATCTTCTCTTTGAAATAGGATCAACCGTATAGGTCTTTCCCATCATAAGATCCCCTTTATATTTCTTATTTTTTATGATTCCTAAAACTGTTGTTTCCGTCCATCTTTTATTTCCTCTTGGCGATAAATATCCTTGTTCTTCAAGTTCTCTGGAGATTACCATACCGCCAACACCTTCAATATATCTTCTGAAAATATATCTTACAATCTCAGCTTCTTT
Encoded proteins:
- a CDS encoding GNAT family N-acetyltransferase, translating into MKHEEIRGKKIILRRQREEDAPFFAYWFNQPQVMFQCGFEKTTDEEEEKRTINVSHKSEDSVWFTITDFDGNIIGETGLLRMFPAWHQTDLTIIIPDPEMQHKGYGSEAIRIMLDMAFHDYEMHRVSIGVVGLNTDALEFYKKIGFKQEGILEEAYYYNDEYSDFIMMRILSQEWK
- a CDS encoding 23S rRNA methyltransferase, producing the protein MFPITIGVETVALLSKLDVDKHIDVEIELDELDLTSAESKATYAQIKEYVGNKFELKVSTLYIAQIKRKCGIELREHYNKSKKEKQIIPQCTPEKEEAIMDALRHFKMI
- a CDS encoding (2Fe-2S)-binding protein is translated as MKINNECCCGCKTEKPDQIKDNCPVCNNEGISVSKVTVEHLVVDDYRNAVNGDQYKICMNEDCDVVYYNLDNEIKFLKDQVRVPIWVKKDADPKYACYCSEVTENQVIEAVVKHGAKSVKEVNVITGAMKNSNCKENNPLGVCCHKIIQEAIDKGLKMK
- a CDS encoding RNA methyltransferase, coding for MSKLNTEHHLDIEIGEDELSEIDFSKDATYGEIKKYVLDKYGLKVSSLYIAQIKRKHGLIERENYNFSKKENQRVPNCPEEKEKAIEDALEHFGMI
- a CDS encoding recombinase family protein; this translates as MKKDVKVIKGDTTLKRTASGCVQRSIKRVAAYCRVSTDTEDQINSYNSQVEHYTEFIQKNKEWTLAGIYADEAITGTQVDRRIDFQRLINDCMNGDIDMIITKSISRFARNTLDTLKYVRKLKEFNVAVFFEEENINTLTMDGELLLTILSSVAQQEVENISANVKKGLRMKMERGEMVGFQGCLGYDYDPETKSISINEKEAEIVRYIFRRYIEGVGGMVISRELEEQGYLSPRGNKRWTETTVLGIIKNKKYKGDLMMGKTYTVDPISKRRLDNFGEQDKFYIENHHEPIISEEDFEKAQGIRLRRSKNRNTVANNGGKREKYSRKYAFSSMLECGFCGHNLSRRNWHSSSEYTKVIWQCVNATKNGKKYCPHSKGIEEEAIEKAFMESYRQVCHNNVEITNEFLKTVEEELKDNSLAKDLKKITNQLDKILKKEKDLVELRLNESISMDIYQDKYNEIAISKEKLLAEKRTLEVTLTDEKALKKRLEGFKKLLESNKYLEEFDRAVFESIVDKIIIGGTNDEGEIDPAMITIIYKTGKKDSQDGRLFKSRRKNAKKVNEETDNKLYPHSSDEVNNLYSYPIDNTCGDGSSVVQTKYRTSFRYRNRGR